A segment of the uncultured Desulfobulbus sp. genome:
CCCTCCAGGGATCAGTGAGTGGAGAACATGGTATTGGCACAGCCAAGCAACCCTACATTGCACTTGAACTCAGCTCTGAAACCCTTGGTGCCATGTGCGCCATTAAAAAAGCGCTTGATCCATTGAACATTATGAATCCCGGTAAAATCTTTCCTGAGTTGAGTCCCGAGTCTCCCCTGCCCTTATTGGAACATTCTGCAGTATGAGTACACAGAAAGAACTTGAGGAATATGGCCACTACCTCCAGCAATGCGTTCGCTGCGGAGCTTGCCAGGCCCATTGTCCCGTTTATGGAGAAACTTGCGAGGAAGGCTCTGTGGCTCGAGGAAAAATTGTCCTGGCTACCTCTGTACTCAGTGGACAGATTGAACTCGATGAACGGCTTCAGGAAGAAATCAGCCTCTGCCTGCTCTGTGGTTCCTGCGTCGCCAATTGCCCTAACAAAGTCCCCACGGATAAGATTGTCGGAGCCCTGCGCCGTAAAATTACCAATCAGCATGGGCTTTCCTCTGTAGGGAAAAAAGTAGCCAAGGTTACGGGATCCAGATCCCTGATGAAGACCCTGATCAAGGGTGCCGAACTGCTCTCTCCCCTGCTTTTTAAAAAAATTCCAGAGTCCAGTGGGCTTCGACTCCGCTTTTCCCCCGAGATACTTAAAGGACGAAGTTTACCAGCGCTTCCAGACCGAACCCTCTTTGAGAGAGTACCAGAATTTCTGCAAGGGGACCCTGATAAGGCAATTGTTACAGTTTTTGCCGGTTGCGCTTTGAGTTATATTTATCCCCAATGGGGCGAACTTTTGGTTCGAATCCCTCACCGCCTGGGCTTTTCGGTCTATTTTCCTAAAAAACAGGGGTGTTGCGGCATGCCCGCGCTTTCTTCTGGAAACAGTTCTTTAATTGATCAACTCAGTCAAGCGAATATACAGGCACTAAAGCACCAAAAAAGTTCCGTTATCCTGACAGGCTGTGCATCCTGTCGAGAGATGCTCGCTGGCCATTATGCAGAAAAATCCGGTTCTCCTTTTGACGCGAAGATTCTCGACATCCATCAATTTCTTCGAGAAAACGGAGTGGAAGAAACCCTCGCTACACTTTCACCCAAAGAGCAAAAAATAAAGGTCACCTATCATGATCCCTGTCATTTACGCAGTGAGGGGATAACCAGAGAACCACGTGCCCTTCTCAAGGCTTTGCCTCAGGTCGATTATATCGAGATGGAAAGCGCAGCTCTTTGTTGTGGACTTGGAGGAACCTTTACTGCTCTTCATCCTGATTTGAGCCGTATGATTGGAGATAAAAAAAGCGTAGGGCTCAAAAAATCAAAAGCGAACATTGTGGCTTCCAGTTGCCCTGGATGTATTCTTCAGTTGCAGGATATTATTGACCGTAACGGCTTAAAAATGCAGGCGCTGCATAGCCTCGAGCTCATAGATCAGGCCCTTGCCGATGCCCAAAAGCGTTAACCTTCGTTTCGGTGAGGGGGGTATCACCTTTCAGGTGCCACCCAAAACCCAGTTTCTCAAACCAGGTGAACCTGAAAACAGGGTAAATTTAGAGGGCTTAGGCCTTAGGCTGAGCTCTCTTTTACCCGCTCCCCTGCCCTCTTGCCGCGTTGCCATTGTCGTAGCTGATAAAACAAGACTCTGCAGTTACCAAACGATTCTCCCCTGGCTGATAGATTTCTTGCTTTCTTTGGGTATAGCCAAAGATCAACTTTGCTTCTACATCAGCGACGGTCAGGTGGTTGACTACAGCTGTGGAGCATCGTATACTGATTTTCTCGAGGCATGTGCACTGCACGATCAGCACTTTCGCCTCCCCTGCGAGAGTCAGTACTCGATGGTCATTGCATCCGCGGGTGGATTCCCCAAAGATATAAATTTTATCCAATCCCATAAGGCTATCAACAATGCCGCGGGCTTTGTCAAAGACGGTGGCCAGCTCATTGTTCTGGCCCAGTGTCCTGACGGAATCGGCTCCAGTACCTTTATTCCCTACTTTACAATGGGTGCACAGGAAGCATATGCGGTGCTTGTAAAATCCTACACGGGAAACGGGGGGACGGCTCTTTCCATGATGGCAAAAAAAAAACGGATACGCATACGGTTAGTAAGCGAGATCCCCCCTGAACTCTGCCAGCAAATGGATGTCCGGTCGATATCGATCAAGCAGGCGCAAGCAGCTCTCTTCCTTGAGACCAACGCGGCAATTATCGAAAACAGTTCCATGATTATCTGTGGAACTGAATCTACACCAAAGCGCCCCACAAAGTGGTAGAAGAAAAGATTCTTGCCAGTTTCATGGACTCATGCTAAGGAAACCACATTCAATTCCTTTATGAACAACCGATGCGCACCATGCGCACCCGGCCTGTCATTTAACAACCCACCTCGTGATCATGCGCAAAAAAAATGGTTTTGTCAGCCTGTTTGCCTCAGTGCAACTGGCCCTTTTCCTCCTCTTTATTCTTGCAGCAACCTCCATCATCGGCACCATAATTCCTCAAAATCAAAGTTACGGCTTTTACGTCCAACAGTTTGGGGAAAAAACAGCTCAATTTTTTGGACTGCTTGATATTGCTGATATGTATAATTCCTGGTGGTTTCTCAGCCTGCTTGGATTTTTTGCTCTCAATCTCATTGTCTGCAGCGTAGAACGAATCCCTCAAGTTTTTCGTATCCTCAGCCGTGATCTGGGGACGACATCTACGGAGCAACTGAAGAAAATGCCTCTGCAGCATGCGTACACCCTTTCCACGACCATGGATGCGGCTGCACACGAAGTAAATTCTTTTTTCCAAACACTTGGATTTAAGGCACAAAAGTTACCAAGGAACGATGGCTTGCTTTTTGTTGCCCAGAGGGGTGGGTGGAGTCGTTTTGGCGTCTATGTCGTCCATTGTTCTATCCTCGTGGTCCTTTTGGGAGCTGTCATTGGCTCATCCACTATTGCTCAAAAAGTTCTCCATAATCCCAATTTTGCCTTTAAAGGAGCAATGATGCTCCCTGAAGGGCAGGCCTCAAGTCATATTAATGCGTTTAAGGGGGGCCAGCATATTGATCTTGATTTCCAACTTTTCTGCAAAGATTTCACTATCGAATATTATTCCAATGGAATGCCCAAAACCTATCGTTCAGAGGTGGCAATACTTGAGGGAGGTACGGAAGTTCGTCATGCGATCATTGAGGTTAACAAGCCACTCACCTATAAAGGGGTGACCTTTTACCAATCAAGTTATCAGCCTTTCCAGAACTATCGAGTAGAGATTAAACGCGAAACCGACGGTCTGACGACCAGTTCCCGCATTGGTGTAGCCAAAGAGGTCCTTTGGGATGAGACGGGGGTTCGTTACGGTATTCTCAACCGAGAAAACCGTGGAGAGGTGACCAGACGGCTTAAAATCTGGTTTACTGATGATAAGGGGAAGGCCTCTGTTTTTTGGCTGCAGGCCGGGCAGGAGGCCAAAATTGAACGTCCCGGGGAGAGCTACACCTTAAAGGTTGATCAGGCTTATGCCACCGGTTTGCAAGCAACCAAAGACCCTGGAGTTGGACTGGTCTATAGCGGTTGTATCTTCATGCTTCTGGGGCTTTATGTGGCCTTTTTTCTCTCACATCGGCGTCTCTATGGAATTATTCAGGTTGAAGGCTCCGAGTGCCGAATACTTTTGGCTGGCGATGCCAATAAAAACAAGGTAGGTTTTGAAAGGAAATTTACTGAGCGTATCAAGCGTTTAGATCAATTTCCCTGATCAAGCCCACCTCACCTTTGTCCATTTCTGCTTACGGATTATCTATGGAGAGCTCTCTGTTCTTTGGCCTGGCCATGATCGCCTAT
Coding sequences within it:
- a CDS encoding (Fe-S)-binding protein, with translation MSTQKELEEYGHYLQQCVRCGACQAHCPVYGETCEEGSVARGKIVLATSVLSGQIELDERLQEEISLCLLCGSCVANCPNKVPTDKIVGALRRKITNQHGLSSVGKKVAKVTGSRSLMKTLIKGAELLSPLLFKKIPESSGLRLRFSPEILKGRSLPALPDRTLFERVPEFLQGDPDKAIVTVFAGCALSYIYPQWGELLVRIPHRLGFSVYFPKKQGCCGMPALSSGNSSLIDQLSQANIQALKHQKSSVILTGCASCREMLAGHYAEKSGSPFDAKILDIHQFLRENGVEETLATLSPKEQKIKVTYHDPCHLRSEGITREPRALLKALPQVDYIEMESAALCCGLGGTFTALHPDLSRMIGDKKSVGLKKSKANIVASSCPGCILQLQDIIDRNGLKMQALHSLELIDQALADAQKR
- a CDS encoding cytochrome c biogenesis protein ResB; protein product: MRKKNGFVSLFASVQLALFLLFILAATSIIGTIIPQNQSYGFYVQQFGEKTAQFFGLLDIADMYNSWWFLSLLGFFALNLIVCSVERIPQVFRILSRDLGTTSTEQLKKMPLQHAYTLSTTMDAAAHEVNSFFQTLGFKAQKLPRNDGLLFVAQRGGWSRFGVYVVHCSILVVLLGAVIGSSTIAQKVLHNPNFAFKGAMMLPEGQASSHINAFKGGQHIDLDFQLFCKDFTIEYYSNGMPKTYRSEVAILEGGTEVRHAIIEVNKPLTYKGVTFYQSSYQPFQNYRVEIKRETDGLTTSSRIGVAKEVLWDETGVRYGILNRENRGEVTRRLKIWFTDDKGKASVFWLQAGQEAKIERPGESYTLKVDQAYATGLQATKDPGVGLVYSGCIFMLLGLYVAFFLSHRRLYGIIQVEGSECRILLAGDANKNKVGFERKFTERIKRLDQFP